Genomic window (Oryza sativa Japonica Group chromosome 3, ASM3414082v1):
TGCAACCAACGAGGGACATCCCCTCGAGAGATGAAAATTCATATCCCAATATACTCTCTCTTTTCCATAAAGGTTtcatttttgggtttttttccaatatttttctaACGTATTTTTGACCgttcatatttaaaaataataaaaaaaacaagtcacatataaaatattatttatattttatcatctaataacaacaaaatactaatcatagaaaatttttaaataagacgaagagATATACGTTGTatcaaaaaatgaaaaatgaagcTTTTGTGAAACGGGGGAGTATATAAATAGCTAGTAGCCTAGTAGCTGCTATGCGTAATACAACTTACTATTTCCGTAACCATGGATAAGGCCTACATTGCCGTCTTCTCCATTGCCATCCTCTTCTTGCTCGTCGACTACttccgctgtcgccgccgccgcggcagcggcagcaacaATGGCGAAAACAAGGGGATGTTGCAGCTGCCTCCGAGCCCTCCAGCCATCCCGTTCTTCGGCCACCTCCACCTCATCGACAAGCCGTTGCACGCCGCGCTGTCCCGCCTCGCCGAGCGCCACGGCCCGGTGTTCTCGCTGCGCCTCGGCTCGCGCAACGCCGTCGTGGTGTCGTCGCCGGAGTGCGCCAGGGAGTGCTTCACGGACAACGATGTGTGCTTCGCCAACCGCCCGCAGTTCCCCTCGCAGATGCCCGCGACGTTCTACGGCGCCGGGTTCGGCTTCGCCAACTACGGCGCGCACTGGCGCAACCTCCGCCGCATCGCCACCGTGCACCTCCTCTCCGCGCACCGCGTCAGGGGCATGGCCGGCGTCGTCTCCGGCGAGATCCGCCCCATGGTGCAGAGGATgtaccgcgccgccgccgccgccggcgtcggcgttgCGCGCGTCCAGCTGAAGCGGAGGCTGTTCGAGCTCTCGCTCAGCGTCCTCATGGAAGCCATAGCGCAGACCAAGACGACGCGGCCAGAGGCGGACGACGCGGACACGGACATGTCCGTGGAGGCCCAGGAGTTCAAGAATGTCCTCGACGAGCTCAACCCGCTTCTCGGCGCGGCCAACCTGTGGGATTACTTGCCGGCGCTCCGGGTGTTCGACGTGCTCGGCGTGAAGAGGAAGATCGCGACGCTGGCCAACAGGAGGGACGCGTTCGTGCGCCGGCTGATCGACGCGGAGCGGCAGAGGATGGACAACggtgtcgacggcggcgatgatggCGAGAAGAAGAGCGTGATCTCCGTGCTGCTTAGTCTGCAAAAGACTGAGCCAGAGGTCTACAAGGATATAGTGATCGTGAATCTTTGTGCGGTGAGTGAGTACGTACTTTCGCCAGGTTTCAAATCATctcaccttttctttttactcCCTTCGATCACAAATTGAAATACTTGAAAGTTTTAGATATGAACCAATTAAACTTACGTAACTTTTGACTATTGATGAATTTTGAACGCTTAATTTGAAATCATGCATAAAGAAGATATGTATACgtgttctttttgaaaaaaaaaagtacttccATAATCTAATGTATCTTCTGGCTTCAACACGTGTCTCTTGATTTATAAGAGGAAAACGTTGGATAGGAGGCTTTGATATTCAGAGGGGTGGTGAGGGGTTAACAGGCTAATCCACCAGCTGTGGCTTCTACTATCTTAATACCATTGGATATGACTAGCTGCTCCTAACCTGCATCCTAACTTGTTATACATATATAAGACATAAACCAGTCACTCAATAAATGGATTGaacccttaaaaaaaatcaaacatcaagttttttttcatcttttttatAATGGAACAAATCCCAGCATATGCTTCAACGAAGTTACAATCACTTATTACATAATTCACTCAACTAATATTTCAAAATACGATGATATaaactactctctccatcccataaaaaaaccaaacatAGTATTGGGATGTGTGTCACGTTTAGCACTAGGTTTGTTTTTATGGGTGGCATGAATAATAAATACCAACACTTAAGAAGAAAATATTTGTCcaaatctatttataaatatgtttatTGTGAGACTAAAGTGTTAATAGAGATATATTGTTCATTAAACTCTGTCAACTTACTCGCCTTCAATTTTTCATACGTTCTTTAATTCACACCCCTTTTCCTCTTTCGTGAAGGCATTATTTGCTGCTGGAACAGAGACTACAGCAATGACAATAGAATGGGCAATGTCGCTTCTGCTGAATCATCCCAAGATACTCAAGAAAGCAAAGGCAGAAATAGACGCATCCGTCGGGAACTCTCGCCTGATCAATGGAGACGACATGCCTCATCTTAGCTATCTCCAGTGCATCATCAACGAGACGCTTCGTCTATACCCTGTAGCACCACTGTTGATCCCTCACGAATCATCCGCAGATTGTAAGGTTAATGGCTATCACATTCCAAGTGGAACGATGCTGCTTGTCAATGTGATCGCCATCCAAAGAGATCCAATGGTTTGGAAAGAGCCAAATGAGTTTAAGCCAGAGAGGTTCGAAAACGGCGAGTCCGAGGGATTGTTCATGATACCGTTTGGGATGGGGAGACGGAAGTGTCCGGGAGAGACGATGGCTTTGCAGACAATTGGGTTGGTTTTGGGGGCTCTGATCCAGTGCTTCGATTGGGACAGAGTCGATGGCGCCGAGGTTGATATGACGCAAGGCAGTGGACTGACCAACCCTAGGGCTGTCCCGTTGGAGGCCATGTGCAAACCACGCGAAGCTATGTCTGATGTTTTTCGGGAACTCTTGTGAAGCATCATGGAAGCTGGGGCGGATCCACCAGGTAGGCTTCATCAGGCTCTAGCCTACCCttcaatttttgcaaaaaaatatcaACTACATAGGATATCTTTCATAACTGCTGTTGGAGGAAGACGAGAAGAGGTCGGGCGTCAGGAGGAAGATGAACAGGAGCCCCATGGGAGCGATCTGATTGGGGAGAGGGTGAAGCGGTATGCATTAAAGGCCCAATTGGCCAATTCTGCATGGCCCATTAGGCACCAACTCTTTGGGTATTCAGCTTTAGGGATTAGATTGGACACAAGGCGATGGGGATGGCTCATTGCAATTGAGGgcttgcggcggcgacggcgccagtGGGCACGAGGTGCGGCGAGCGCACGGTGCCACAACGGCAGCCCAAGACCCGAGTGCCCACGGCTACGACGGGCGAAGGGGTGTTGGGCACTTGGGCGCTTGGCTGTGAGCCGTGACAGGCATAGGCACACGTGACTGAATTGGCAATCCATATCGCTTCTCGCTGCTCGTCTAGTCTGTTGTGCTGCTGCTACCTAAAGTGAGTCCTATCCTATTTGTATATTGAATCAGGTGATTTATCATTTATGAGAAATTAAGACTTAAGTTTTGTAGTTTCTTTATTAGTTGGTGGATTTGAAATGTAGAAGAAAACAACATTGCTTGATTACTTTACTAACTCTCCCCCACTGATGAGGCTATATATTGTTAAAACTGCTAGAATTTTATCCTAATGAAATCTTTGCCAATCCAACCCAACGAATACCATAGAGAATTATGCTTTGAAATTAGAGATGGGGTAGCATATTTGTTGAATTTGAGTTGTATAAGGGTGCGTGGTTGATTTTTAGTCTTGTTGACTTCGACTTTAAGCCCACCCTTAATTTTTATGCTGGATTCGCCACTGCATGGAAGTATGATTAAGTTTCACAAGGGGGAACACGGTCATCATCCAATCTCCTGCCTGGATGTTCTTTATGAAATTTACGCATTACATACGACCATGTGAGAATGAATTTATTACAGTTTTTCTCAAACAATGTGTGCATCATATTTTAGCAGAAATGCTGTTTAGAGAACCTACAAAGCCAATCCATCCGCATGTTCTTTAATTAGTGAAATGTTTTCTTTTAAGGAAAGGTAAAACTTTgccaattttatattgatagGGAAGGAATTAGTGGAAATGTTGGCTTCTTGTTTAGTCCGTACTATATaagctctttctttttcttacaTAATTATGGAAATGATTAATATATATTCAGCTTTTGCCCTAAGATACACAACCATAAGTTTGTTcaacaaataaaaaagagacGATTGGTGATGGGAGAAAACCCCTAACTTTCCCTTATTATTAACTTTTGTTAAACCACATAGATTCAACCAACAATTCTAATGGAACAACACCATCCGTAATTCCGTAGTGTAACAAGAGATCCTTCACTACGAACTATTGTGCATAGTATCCAACTCCTCTATGAAAGCATCATAAACCAAAAGTGAAgccaatagaaaaaaaatgaagataagCTACATCGGGTTTGACAATTGCTTACCACTAAAAACTTTGTCATCGTGGCAATGCCAAATTAACCAACATAAAACACTAGCTCTAGTTAATATCATCTTTTTTTGACCTAGGTATCCCTCTAAGCCAatcaccaaaaatatttttagcattACGAGGTGGAGAGTTATTGAAAGTAAAGAACATATAGCTCCAAACAAATCGAGCAATATAACactcaaagaaaagatgttggattgtctcttttgcaaaatagaaaacaatTTGTTTTGTCCTGGTTGGGACTAAAGTTTCCTTACACTTATAATATACTACTACATTCTCTACATTTGTGCCACCAACACAGTTTGTAATGCATGTGTTCCCTTTTTTGCTTTTAACTACATATTTGGAAAAGttactaaaaatataataatataaaatgatTTTCATGATAAATCTATCGATGCGGTTTTTATATATTAAACCTAATATGTATAAAGACATATTATATCACACTTAGGTGCGTTATAATTAAAATGCACACAATGTTAGTAAATTTGTTTATTGAGAGTGCAATTATCATAAATCCCCGTACAAAGTCTaacagtaaaatttttactatcAGATATTTGAGAATATATAACGTGTAGTAAAATATTTACTATGTGAGAGACGTGTTTTATAGTTATTACGCACCAGGATATTAGTACTATTTAAGAGACGGAGCTAGTAATGCCACACAATCAGCATCTTAAAAaaagacgaagaagaagaagaaagtttttaaaaataagCCGGGCCAATGCAGCACATGTACGGATGTACCACTATGCACAATAAATATAAGCAACTACCGGTTGGCATGGAGAATATCTGAATATACTAGTATTATCGTGGGTACCCAAATGCACAATAAAACTGGCTAGCTAGCAACCTACCTCAAGGCTCAAGCATCATTATATTCCAAACCATGGTTAAGGCCTACATTGCCATCTTCTCCATCGCCGTTCTCTTGTTGATTCACttcctcttccgccgccgcggcaggagcaatggcatgccgctgcctccGAGCCCTCCAGCCATCCCGTTCTTCGGCCACCTCCACCTCATCGACAAGCCGTTCCACGCCGCGCTGTCCCGCCTCGCCGAGCGCCACGGCCCGGTCTTCTCGCTGCGCCTCGGCTCGCGCAACGCCGTCGTGGTGTCGTCGCCGGAGTGCGCCAGGGAGTGCTTCACGGACAACGACGTGTGCTTCGCCAACCGCCCCAGGTTCCCGTCGCAGATGCTCGCGACCTTCAATGGCACCTCTCTAGGCAGTGCCAACTACGGCCCGCACTGGCGCAACCTCCGCCGCATCGCCACCGTGCACCTCCTCTCCTCGCACCGCGTCAGCGGCATGTCTGGCATCATCTCCGGCCAGGCGCGCCACATGGTGCGGAGGATgtaccgcgccgccaccgcctccgccgccggcgtcgcgcgcGTCCAGCTGAATCGGAGGCTGTTCGAGCTCTCGCTCAGCGTCCTCATGGAAGCCATAGCCCAGAGCAAGACGACACGTCGTGAGGCGCCGGATGCGGACACGGACATGTCCATGGAGGCCCAGGAGTTGAGGCATGTCCTCGACGAGCTCAACCCGCTTATCGGCGCGGCCAACCTGTGGGATTACTTGCCGGCGCTCCGGTGGTTCGACGTGTTCGGCGTGAAGCGCAAGATCGTGGCGGCGGTGAACAGGAGGAACGCGTTCATGCGCCGGCTGATCGACGCGGAGCGGCAAAGGATGGACAACAACgatgtcgacggcggcgatgatggCGAGAAGAAGAGCATGATTTCCGTGCTGCTTACTCTGCAAAAGACTCAGCCAGAGGTCTACACGGATACTCTGATCATGACTCTCTGTGCGGTGAGTACTCTCTTCGCTAAATCCCccattttctgatggtaaataCTCTAGTTTCTCGTGGGACGTTAAACTTAAGtatcaataaattttaaaacgCTTGATCAGAAACCATGATAATGATATCTATATATAGGCATGTTTCGAATTGTACTTATATAGTCTCCTTTTTGTGAATAGCCATTGTTTGGTGCCGGAACAGAGACTACATCAACCACAATAGAGTGGGCGATGTCACTTCTACTGAACCATCCAGAGATTCTAAAGAAAGCACAAGCAGAAATAGACATGTCCGTCGGAAACTCTCGCCTAATCAGTGTCGTCGACGTGCATCGTCTGGGCTATCTCCAGTGCATCATCAACGAGACGCTTCGCATGTACCCTGCAGCGCCACTTCTGCTACCTCATGAATCATCTGCGGATTGCAAAGTCGGTGGCTACCACATCCCAAGCGGAGCGATGTTGCTTGTCAACGTGGCTGCCATCCAAAGAGACCCAGTGATTTGGAAAGAGCCAAGTGAGTTCAAGCCAGAGAGGTTCGAGAATGGCAGGTTCGAGGGATTGTTCATGATACCGTTTGGGATGGGGAGACGGAGGTGTCCCGGGGAGATGCTGGCATTGCAGACAATTGGGTTAGTTTTGGGGACTATGATCCAGTGCTTTGATTGGGGCAGAGTTGATGATGCTATGGTTGATATGACACAGAGCAATGGACTGACTAGCCTCAAGGTCATTCCGTTGGAGGCCATGTGCAAACCACGAGAAGCTATGTGCGATGTTCTTCGGAAATTCATGTGAAGCCATACACGGCTGTGTAGCAGGGAATAAAGTTCTGGTGACTATATACTCTCTGTCCAAACAAAACCTAATCTTGTATCCAAATTTATCTCTAGGATTAGATATTTATTGGGACAAAGGGAGTGGGAAAGACAGAAGCTATACTTAGTCATTTAAACAGAAGGGAATAAGATAGTCGTGCAGTGTTCGTCAAACAATGTACACATCATTTTAGCACAAAAGCTGCTCGTGGAAGCTATAACCACTATCCGAAAATATACCTATCTTGCTGGTTCAAATTAGTAGCTATATTTTAGATCCGAGGGAGTAAATTTCCACTGCATGTTCtcgaatatattttcatgagATCGAGCTGGCTTTCTATTTAGTCTGAACTCTGTAAACTCGTTCTGTATCAGAAACATGCAAAGCCCCGTTGAAGCGTCTTATTCAAGCATGGCGAGAATGAGAGTTAAAAGCTGATAAGCCCCAGTAGACAAATAGCCTTTACCACAAGAATTTTTATACTATTGCCAGCTACAGGAACGTGCATCCACAGACCACAGCACATGATAAGCAGAAAGAGAACACCGTCCAACAgtcaatggaaaaaaaaaacgctgAT
Coding sequences:
- the LOC4334184 gene encoding cytochrome P450 81Q32 produces the protein MDKAYIAVFSIAILFLLVDYFRCRRRRGSGSNNGENKGMLQLPPSPPAIPFFGHLHLIDKPLHAALSRLAERHGPVFSLRLGSRNAVVVSSPECARECFTDNDVCFANRPQFPSQMPATFYGAGFGFANYGAHWRNLRRIATVHLLSAHRVRGMAGVVSGEIRPMVQRMYRAAAAAGVGVARVQLKRRLFELSLSVLMEAIAQTKTTRPEADDADTDMSVEAQEFKNVLDELNPLLGAANLWDYLPALRVFDVLGVKRKIATLANRRDAFVRRLIDAERQRMDNGVDGGDDGEKKSVISVLLSLQKTEPEVYKDIVIVNLCAALFAAGTETTAMTIEWAMSLLLNHPKILKKAKAEIDASVGNSRLINGDDMPHLSYLQCIINETLRLYPVAPLLIPHESSADCKVNGYHIPSGTMLLVNVIAIQRDPMVWKEPNEFKPERFENGESEGLFMIPFGMGRRKCPGETMALQTIGLVLGALIQCFDWDRVDGAEVDMTQGSGLTNPRAVPLEAMCKPREAMSDVFRELL
- the LOC4334186 gene encoding cytochrome P450 81Q32, coding for MVKAYIAIFSIAVLLLIHFLFRRRGRSNGMPLPPSPPAIPFFGHLHLIDKPFHAALSRLAERHGPVFSLRLGSRNAVVVSSPECARECFTDNDVCFANRPRFPSQMLATFNGTSLGSANYGPHWRNLRRIATVHLLSSHRVSGMSGIISGQARHMVRRMYRAATASAAGVARVQLNRRLFELSLSVLMEAIAQSKTTRREAPDADTDMSMEAQELRHVLDELNPLIGAANLWDYLPALRWFDVFGVKRKIVAAVNRRNAFMRRLIDAERQRMDNNDVDGGDDGEKKSMISVLLTLQKTQPEVYTDTLIMTLCAPLFGAGTETTSTTIEWAMSLLLNHPEILKKAQAEIDMSVGNSRLISVVDVHRLGYLQCIINETLRMYPAAPLLLPHESSADCKVGGYHIPSGAMLLVNVAAIQRDPVIWKEPSEFKPERFENGRFEGLFMIPFGMGRRRCPGEMLALQTIGLVLGTMIQCFDWGRVDDAMVDMTQSNGLTSLKVIPLEAMCKPREAMCDVLRKFM